The sequence GAATAATGAACTGTTTCCCTGCGCTCGCTCTCCCGGGACGCGCGGCCGTCCGCAGCGCGATAGTACTGCCGCTCATAGCCTCCCTCATCGTACCCCTCGTCAAGGTCGCTCCCTTCTATGGCATATACTGCAATTTCTTGGTGGGCGGGCCGGCTGGAGCATCCCGTCGTGTCTCACTGGGATTCGGCGTGGGGACAAAGGAAGCCGTGGCGTATCTCAAGGCGCACGCAAAGAGTGGAGATTCCATCTTCGCCGTGGGAATTGCAGGCGACTTCAGGTATCACTGGGCTCACGATCCGCCCGCCGCCCCCCCCGATGTCCTTATCAATGCGGCGAAACCGTCCCATGGTGACTGGCTGGTGATTCCCCTGGGGCACCGGATGAGAAATCCGAGGATAGAAAAGTTCCTTCAGACTCACACGCCGAAGAAGGTGTACACGGTGACAAAAAGCGGCGTTGGTTTCGTGGATATTTACAGACTCGGATATGAGCCCGCGTCGGTGACACCGCAGTGAAGGAATGTCCCGTCCATTAACTCGTGCCTGATCGCTTCAGCGAGCCGCCGGGCAGCGGCCCTGTCCTCCGCGATCCCGAACACGCTCGGCCCGCTCCCGCTCATGCACGCGCCGAGTGCGCCATGTTTCCGTAGCGCCCGCTTGAGTCTCTCTACCTCCCGCATCTGCGGGCCCACGCTGGACTCAAGGCGATTGTAGAGCGCGCCGCTCAGTCTCACCGGATCGCCGGAGGCGAGGGCGTTGAGGAACTCATCCTCACCGACGTGCGGTTCTCCGACAGCGGGAGTGAGCGCGGCGTACACGTCAGCGGTTGAAACGGCTATCGGCGGCGTTACGAGTACATACGGGTATGACGCGGCATGCTCCAGCGCGGTCACGTTCTCCCCTCTCCCCGCGCACAGCGCCGTCCCCGCGTTGATAAAAAATGGGACATCCGAACCGAGCCGGGCCCCAATCTTCTCCAGTTCCCCCGGGGCCATCTCCAGCCCCCAGAGCTCGTTGAGGCCGCGCAGCACTCCCGCCGCGTCGCTGCTCCCACCCCCGAGCCCCGCGGCGACGGGGATCTTCTTGGTGAGCGTGATGCGAACCCCCCTGCCGCGCCGGGCGTGGCGGCGCATCTCGTCGGCGGCGCGCCAGCAGAGATTGCGCGAGCCAACAGGGAGGGAGGGCAGGTCGCAGGAGACGCTGATCAACTCACCCTGTTCCTCGAGGGAGAGCGCGTCGTAGAGGTCTATCGCCTGCATGACGGTGCGGATCTCGTGGAAACCGTCCGATCTTTTTCCCCGCACGTCAAGGTAGAAATTGATCTTGGCGGGGCAGCGGATGGAAACGGAATGCTTCACAGTGATAATTCTTTCCAGGCAGGGCAGTGCGTGTACGTTAGGCTTTAAACTTTCTGCTTATTGCCGCTCGTGCACCACTTCTTTCTTTCCACCCTTCCCCGGCTCCCCCGCGGGGTGTTTAATTTCAAGCCTGCTGCGGAGCGCGTCGATCTTCTGCTTCACCGCTTCATTCTTGGGATCGAGCTTCAAGGATTTGTTCCACTCCTCCATCGCCTCTTTCCACATCTTGTTTTCGTGATACGCGTCGCCGAGGTGATCGAGGACCACGGGATCGTCCCCGACGAGCTTCGCGGCCCGCTGGATCGCTTTCAACGCCTCGCTATACTTGCCCTGTTTGTAATACACCCAGCCCAGGCTGTCAATGTATGCCCCGTTGTCAGCGTCAATGGCCAATGCCTTCCCGATGAGCACCTCGGCCTCATCGAGGCGCATCCCTTTTTCAGCGTACATGTATCCGAGGTAGTTATATGCCTCGGCGTTATTTGGATTCAGCTCGATCGTTTTCTTGAATTCCGCAACCGCCTCATCGAAGCGGCCCAGTTTCTCGTACGCGCCCCCGGTGTAAAAGTGAACCGTGCTGCCGTCGGCTCCGAGCTTCAGCGCCCGACCATAGGCTTCAATCGCCTTCGCATAGTCACCCATCGCTCCATAGGCGAGCCCCAGGTAGAAATGCAGCGCTGACGACTCAAGTCCCTCCGCACAAGCCTCCTCGAGGAGATCCACCGCTTCCTCTTTCTTATCCTCCATGAGGTAAATCTGCGCCAGGGCGAGGTAGCCTCGAACCTCGTGTGGCATGAGTTCAATGAGGAGCTGGAAACGACTCTCTGCCTTATCAAGCTCGCCCTGCTCCTTGTAGAGATTGCCGAGGGAGGCGTATATCTCGAGCTTGAGCGGATAAATCTTGAGTGCTTTCTGGTATTCCTCGATCGCCTCCTCCCGCCGGTCGAGGAGATCGTACACCTGGGCAAGCTTATAGTGCGTGTCGAACACACCGGGCGCGAGTTCTGCTGCCCGTTTCAAGCCCTCCACGGCGGGGCTGATATTCTCCTCGCTGCAATAGAGCAGGCCGAGCTTGAACCAGAGCCTCCACTGATCGGGGCGGGCGCGGGTGGCCCTTTCAAACACCTTAATGGCGTCATCCCGGCGATCTTCGTTGAAATAGAGCTGACCGAGGGAAAGGTAGCCTTCCTCGTTTGTGGGATCTAATTTGATTGCTTCTTCAAATTCATTGACGGCTTTTTTGAGATCGCCATTCGCATAGTACGCCCTGCCCAGGAGCATGTGCGCATCGACGAGCGCACGATCTTTCTCAGTCGCCTTGCGACCCTCCTCTATGGCCCTCTTGAAATCCTGCCTCCGCAGGTACAGGTCACCGAGTTTGAGGTTGATCGCGGCTGCCCCGGGATCAAAGCTGAGGGCGGTGACAAATTCCTCGGTGGCGGCCTCCAGCTTTCCCTCCTTTTCCAGGAAAGCGCCGAGGGTGTAGTGCAGATATGCCTGCGGCCTATCCACGTACGCATAGGACGGCGACAGGGCTTTCGCCCGCGGCGCCGGGTGGAGACGGAGCCCGGCACACCCGAAGAGCGGAACGCACACGACCGCGATAAGGGCGACGCTTCGCGAAATCCTTAGCCGCCGCCCCTCGCTTGAATCACCAGCAGTTAAAAACCTACCTCTTCCGCTTCTTATGCCGGTCCTTCCTCATCCTTTTCTTGCGCTTGTGCTTCGAGATCTTGTGTTTCCTTTTCTTTCTGCCGCACGGCATGGCGATCACCCCCCCTGTTGAAATCCCAAGTCCCAAACTCCAAATCCAAAAATAAAAGTCCCCGCAACTATGTATGGTACCTTCATTTCCTTCGCTCCGTTATTGGGATTTTGGATTTGGGATTTAGCTTTTACGGTATTACCTTATTCAGCGGGTACTCGATGATCCCCTCCGCCCCCGCCTCCTTCAGCCTCGGCACAATGGAGCGAAATGCCTTTTCATCAAGTATGGTTTCAACCGCGTACCAGTCCTCTTCGCTCAATTTCGAAACCGTGGGTCTGCGGAGCGCCGGAAGGAGGGCGGTGACCATCTCCAGGGAGGCAGCCGGGACATTCATCTTCACACCGACCTTGGCCTCCGCGGCGAGCGCCCCCTTGAGCAGCATCGCGATCTGATTGATCTTGCCCCTTTTCCACTCATCCTTTAGGGAATCCCTGTTGGCAATGAGCCTCGTGGTAGATTCCAGGAGCGTATCGATCACCCTCAAGTTATGAGCCCGGAGCGAACTCCCGGTCTCCGTGAGTTCCACAATGGCGTCCACAAGCTGGGGGACCTTGACCTCCGTGGCTCCCCACGAAAACTCAACATGGGCGCTGACCCCCTTCTTTTTGAGATACTTCTTCGTAATGTTCACCACCTCGGTGGCGATACGCTTCCCCTCGAGGTCAGCCACCCCCTGGATGGATGAATCGTCCGGGACGGCGAGGACCCACCGCACGGGTCGGAACCCCTGCTTGCCGTACACAAGGTTCGCGACCTCTTCGACCTTCGAATCGTTCTCGAGAATCCAGTCGAGGCCGGTCAGGCCGATATCGAGAACCCCCTCCTCGACATAGCGGGAGATCTCCTGAGCCCTGATGAGCACCCCCTCAAGATCCTCATCGTCAATACGCGGGATGTACGACCGGCCGCTCACGCTTATCGCGAATCCCGCCTTGAGAAACAGGTCAAACGTGGATTCCTGCAAGCTCCCCTTGGGAAAGCCGATTGAGAGTTTCAACTCACTATTCCTTTCCTATCGGTATTGTTGCTCTGCAAAGCGATATAGTATCACACGATCAGCCGGCCGCGCAAAACAAATCCTTCGGGGATAAGGCCGCAGTTATGCTCTGGTGCCATTCCCGTCCCGCCAAGCGGGAGGAATCCAGCATCCACACTGGACTCCTGCTTGAGTTTATCCCGGCAAAAGCTTGGGCAGGAGTGACCGAGATGCGCCCTCTAGCCCACCCATAGTAATCAGTTTTGCAGGGGTAACGGTAAATGATGTTCGCCACGGATTTTCACGGATAACCATACGGATGGCCGCAGATGAAGCTTTCTTTTCATCTGTGAATATCCGTCATAATCCGTCCCGCTTAGCGGGATCCGTGGCCCCACTCTATAAGTGACCCCTTACCACCCATAGCTGATTTTCAGCGACTTCAGTGCCTTCAGTGGTTAAGCGTTTTTACCACCGAAGTAGTGTGCCTCCGCTCCGTGTACTCCGTGCCTCCGTGGTTAATCCTAAACGGCGCACCCCTCATAAGTGGCGGGGAGCCCGAACTTCCACCGCCCGCCGCCCTTGTGCTACCATAGCCCCATGCAGAAGACGATCGCTGTCTTCCTGATCTCCGCCGCCACCCTGCTGCTGGAGATCTCCTTCACGAGACTCCTCTCCGTCACACACTGGCACCACTTCGCGTTCCTCGTCATCAGCACCGCGCTCCTCGGCTTCGGGGCGAGCGGCGTTCTCCTCTCGGCGTGCGGAGAACGCTTAAAAAAGCACCGGAATGGCGCTCCCGCGCTGTGCGCGGCGCTATTCGCCGCGAGCGCGCCGGCGGTGTTCTTCGCCGGCAACCATCTCAACTTCAATGAGATCCTTTTTTCATGGGAAATCCGGCCGATATTTTCTTTCCTGCTGTTCTACCTCCTTTTCGCCATCCCGTTCTTCTGGTCCGGGTGCGCCCTCGGGAGCATCATGTATCTGGAGGCTTCTCAGATCGGGAGCGTCTACGCGGCGAGTTTGTACGGCTCGGCATTCGGCTGCGCGGCGATCTTCTTTTTATTCACGCCGTTTGGCGGCGTGAAAATCGTCTTCCTGTGCGCGCTGGGGGGGGCTGCTTCGGCAATCCTCTTCAACGGGAAATCACGTTCCTGGCTCACTGCGGGAGCCCTCGCTCTCGTGATCATCACCGCACTACTCCTCCGCCTCCTCTCCCCGCCCTTCGAGTTGCGCGTATCACAGTTCAAAGCACTGAGCTACTTCCTCTCCCTCCCCGACGGCGCCATCCTTGAGACGCGGTGGAACATGATCAGCCGGACCGACGTCGCGTCCAGCCGCTTTATCCGAATCCCTCCGGCGGGCCTGAGCCTCAACTTTAAAGGTGACATCCCGCGGCAGCTCGCGCTCACCTCGGACGCCGATTCACCGTCCCCGGTCACCGCCTCCAGCGGCGCTCCAGGGGAAATGGCATTTTCGCGCGCCGCCCTCGCCGCGCTCCCCTACCGCCTGCAAAGGACGGGGAGCGCGCTCATCATCGGCGCGGGGGGCGGGCTGGACGTCCTCACCGCGCGTTCCAGCGGTGTCTCTCTGATAGACGCCGTGGAGATAAACCCCGATGTCATCGAGCTCCTCACGAGCCGATTCGCCGCATATTCCGGCAGCCTCTTTTCACGGCCGGGGATACGCCTCATCCAGGCCGACGGTCGAAACTACCTGAGGCGGGTCGGGCGGCGCTATGACGCCATCCAGATCCCGATTATGGAATCCGTCGCCGCCTCATCCGCCGGCGTGCGCAGCTTCAGCGAAGACTACCTCTACACCGTCGAATCGTTTCGCGACTGTCTCACGCGACTCACCCCACGCGGCATCCTCTGCGTCGCTCGCTGGATCAAATACCCCCCGCGTGATTCCCTTCGCCTCCTCGGCCTCGGGCTGACCGCGCTGGAGTCGGGAGGCTTCCCGCGCCCGCACCGGCATCTCATGCTCATCCGGAGCTGGTCCACCACCGCGCTGCTCATGTCCCCTGGTGAATTTACCGACGCGGATATCCTGGCGGCGAAGGAGTTTTGCAGTGAAATGGGATTCGATCCCATCTACTTTCCGGGGATCACGCCGGCCGACGCCAACAGGAACAACAGGCTCCGTGAAGACCTCTACTTCATCTTCGCGACAGGGATGATCGACAAGAAGAGCAGGGCGCGGTTCTTCAGCGACTATTTCTTCGACGTCAGCCCGCCCACGGACGACAGGCCGTTTTTTTCCGACTTCTTCAAAGTGAAGGCGCTCCCGTATCTGTGGCGGAGCATGGGGAGGGAGTGGACGCCCTTCGCTGAGTGGGGCGAGCTGGTCCTGATCGCCCTCCTTTTGCAGGCAGCAGTGGTGTCAGCACTCCTGATCCTCATGCCGCTCATGTTCTCCGGATACCGGCACGCCTCGAGTCCGCGACCCTCCCCGACAGCGGCAGTGCGCTGTACGGGGACGAGAGAACTGCGGCTCCTGTGCTACTTCTTCATGATCGGCCTCGCGTTCATCACCGTTGAAATCATCTTCGTGCAGAAATTTGTCCTCTTCCTCGGCCACCCGGCTCACGCGATGAGTATCGTGCTCTCATCCCTCCTCCTCTGGGCCGGCCTCGGCAGCCGATGGACCGAACGGGGTGAACATCGCAGGCCGCTCGCGCTCCTGTGCGCCCTGCTCGCGGCCTACGCGTGCGGCCTCTCTCCGCTGCTCGCTATCGTGATCGGCCTCCCGATCCTCGCACGGATCGC is a genomic window of Candidatus Auribacterota bacterium containing:
- a CDS encoding tetratricopeptide repeat protein, encoding MCVPLFGCAGLRLHPAPRAKALSPSYAYVDRPQAYLHYTLGAFLEKEGKLEAATEEFVTALSFDPGAAAINLKLGDLYLRRQDFKRAIEEGRKATEKDRALVDAHMLLGRAYYANGDLKKAVNEFEEAIKLDPTNEEGYLSLGQLYFNEDRRDDAIKVFERATRARPDQWRLWFKLGLLYCSEENISPAVEGLKRAAELAPGVFDTHYKLAQVYDLLDRREEAIEEYQKALKIYPLKLEIYASLGNLYKEQGELDKAESRFQLLIELMPHEVRGYLALAQIYLMEDKKEEAVDLLEEACAEGLESSALHFYLGLAYGAMGDYAKAIEAYGRALKLGADGSTVHFYTGGAYEKLGRFDEAVAEFKKTIELNPNNAEAYNYLGYMYAEKGMRLDEAEVLIGKALAIDADNGAYIDSLGWVYYKQGKYSEALKAIQRAAKLVGDDPVVLDHLGDAYHENKMWKEAMEEWNKSLKLDPKNEAVKQKIDALRSRLEIKHPAGEPGKGGKKEVVHERQ
- the hisG gene encoding ATP phosphoribosyltransferase, giving the protein MKLSIGFPKGSLQESTFDLFLKAGFAISVSGRSYIPRIDDEDLEGVLIRAQEISRYVEEGVLDIGLTGLDWILENDSKVEEVANLVYGKQGFRPVRWVLAVPDDSSIQGVADLEGKRIATEVVNITKKYLKKKGVSAHVEFSWGATEVKVPQLVDAIVELTETGSSLRAHNLRVIDTLLESTTRLIANRDSLKDEWKRGKINQIAMLLKGALAAEAKVGVKMNVPAASLEMVTALLPALRRPTVSKLSEEDWYAVETILDEKAFRSIVPRLKEAGAEGIIEYPLNKVIP
- the ispE gene encoding 4-(cytidine 5'-diphospho)-2-C-methyl-D-erythritol kinase, translated to MKHSVSIRCPAKINFYLDVRGKRSDGFHEIRTVMQAIDLYDALSLEEQGELISVSCDLPSLPVGSRNLCWRAADEMRRHARRGRGVRITLTKKIPVAAGLGGGSSDAAGVLRGLNELWGLEMAPGELEKIGARLGSDVPFFINAGTALCAGRGENVTALEHAASYPYVLVTPPIAVSTADVYAALTPAVGEPHVGEDEFLNALASGDPVRLSGALYNRLESSVGPQMREVERLKRALRKHGALGACMSGSGPSVFGIAEDRAAARRLAEAIRHELMDGTFLHCGVTDAGSYPSL